gtatCCCTAGAGTATCCCTAATCCCTATAGCACGGTAAAATTGATTTAGCAGtttgcgcgtgaagaggtataagacagacagacacactttcgcattattttgtaataatattagtatagtaagtATGAAGTATGGATTAAGTATAGTCGTAATTACGAACAAACTGTAAATTTTAAATGCGATGCTCttcgaaaatatatttgttagtCACCTTTAATACCTTTAATACCAGAAAAATAGATGTGCAGAGTATTCGTATAAGTCAATGATAATAAACTGAACATTAATAGGCGGATGTATTACATTATATAAAGGTTACCGCCATTTATTTATCTTGTTATTTTTACCCGCTCTTTGTGGACATTATTTAGAGAACACTGATCGCAAAGATCACTGACCCATAAACTTTtcttattatgtttataattaaGATATTCATTTCAGCATTCTGATTCTTTACttactataaattttaaataggatCGGTACTCCGTTCTCAATAAATCTACCCTGCAGGAGGTAACTCAACATACAGTCTccgtttctaatataatatattatatttattagctAATAAGTCACCCCACGGGCCTATACTATCTTCATAAGACTTCTCACCACCCCCTCAATATACAACTACCCCAGTTTCTTGCTAAATCTCCCGCTATAgatctgtggcggtacccacaattcgcctaacattcctgcatcgcgctatcgaagtttcggagaacggcaagatatatacaacgtctgaaatgacgtcagtgggcttcggcctgactgagcatgctatctctctcggtcggaagatcttccttttaggccgccactaacaacgttaaagatCTTTTTGTATGTATTACGATCCGACTATGTTGCTGCATCTTCACTTTCACGCCTACTACGTCGCCACATCGCTTCCTACTACCTAACAACATGGGTAATGTTGTTAGGGCCACTTTGTTAGTTACTAGTTAGTTACTCagcggtccagtggtttaggctcttgactcggaggtagTGGGTTCGATTTCAACGTTGGAGActtattgttatttccaagtttggttaggacaatgcaggctgatcacctgattgtctgacaagtaagatgatctatgcgtcggatgggcatgtagaAGACGgtcttgcgcctgatctctcgctagtcgtgtTGAATGaatgaaactggccactgtcaccgaaaccggtgtgggagttattatctGCATAGCTTCTCTCATCGTAACCAATGTCGATGACCCCTTAACTTTgctcagtgccggttttagcacccTGGGTGATATTTCTTCGGTaaccagggtgctggtagtgtaAAAAAGGGCCGCCTGCAGCGCCCCCTTTTGTTTATCTTGCGCCCCATTTTATCCGGTGCCATGGGCGGTCGCCTAGCGCCCCCCTTAACACCGCTACTAACTTTGCTGCATCTCCTAACATCCCTTATGTCTCCAGGTCTCTCCGCTACGACGACAGTGGGTATGCGGATCCGCCGCCCTTCGACCTGGACGACGACCTGTACAAGCGCGCCTTGTGACGCCAGCGCCGCCGCCGAGACCTCCAACAGGACTTCTAGACCTTCAAGTATTCGTATCATGACCTGATAACGTGAAACCTCAGCCATTCGAGTTCTGGTGACGTCAACTTTGGAAGTCTCAACAACTATGAGTATGAGAACTGTGCAAGGTCCAGGGCCCTGATTCACAACGAccaattcgactcggattcaGAAACTTCAGGGATTGGCCAATGACCGCAAGGTAAAGTCTCCGAATCCGTGTCGAAAGGGAATTGTGAATCGCCCTGCCGATCAGCTATTCGGATTAGTCGACTGACATAGAAATATATCAGAAAGGTTCTAACAATGACAGGGCTAATGCTAACATCAAAGATGTTAGGCGTGGTACCTCCTATCTTGTTGTATCAAACGCATCAATGATATTATACAAGGACTCCAAATATTTTAAGGAAAAATAATTGTGCTGGGGGCTCTCAAAAAGTGTGATGTATGAGCTTGCTACGTCACTGACCGACCGACGTGGATTCTTGTCAGATTTATCGGTCCGACTGCCGCAACGGTGATTTGATATtatataaagatattataataaatatgggACAGAAGCTCACATCAGACTTTGTGGATTCCGATTGTATGAGTTCCAATAAGTAGGAGTTACAAGCGATCTACATAGTTATGGGTTTAACTGCAAGTAGAGAAAGCTAGCGATATTATTTCATTTAGTCACGGAGCTAAAACAAAGTTTTGTCTCAGTCAGTCTACACTATAGTGACAGAAGCAAAAATTCCAATACGCTCTAGACTTCAGTAAAGAGTAAAGTCTAAAGTTTAAAGCGATTTCTTCTAAGCTCGTTGTTACATCTTTGGACATTGTGAAAGAAACGCATGAAAATGTGTGGTTAATTATAGCTTAGTTTCTAATTCTTATTTTCAGTACCACTATCTTCCATGCTTAGAATCttgattttttgttaattattttgtaagcattgTCTTCGATTCTACACCTATTTCAGTAAATACAGGTCCTGgtcaaaatacaataaatcaagCCTCATTCTACTAGTGACCTTTGCAGAAGGACggtgaatattttaaaaagaaaaagctGTTACACTTTTGGTAATTGATAAATTAATGGTAATATTAAGTGAgtacttagaacgagttttgtCTTCCGCGATTTTGCTGTCACTTGGAaattgttttgttaaaaaattgttgTTATGAAATAAGTCATTTGTTTTATTCTGGCATATACGACcgacttaatttaattatttattaaatattatgagcaATTGTACTAGGGTCTATCACTATTCATGGTTTTTAACAATGAATTATATAAGACATAATATCACATAGGTACCTTAGATAATTTtacatgttttatttatttttaagtttagctACAATAATTGACTGTAAATTATCAAAGTGGTAGGATTTTTGTCCTATACTATTATAAGAGTGGcacttttattataactttataaataaGATGTTGTACTCTTTATTGTTAAGTTTACCATCCGCCTTATGTAACTTAtgttacaaataattattatgtggatATAATAAAAGGTCTTTGCAAGATTCTACTAATATCTATTCGACTAATCTTATAAAAAGATctcaatttaatttaagtatacaTTCAAAGAAAGATTTGATCTTATAGGTACCcttattactatttagtatttagtaatggCTTTGATAAACCTAAGCTAGGTTTATTACTGGATGAATAAGAGGTTATGCTCACACACAAAAATATTACTATTAGCCTATCCATGTTTGTGTCTCTGTCTGACACGTGGAAGAGCCACTTGACCACATGGATTGGCATAAGCgtggttaaaatatttaaatatttttagtgatTATTAGCTATAAGAAAACTTGTTATTTAACCAGACATATCGATCAATGTGTTCacattagataataattaaaaaatatattgcaaatacattttaatttaatccccggaaatagcaaaaaaatgtttacacaGTTATTTGTTCAAACTTCAATTTATTGGGTAGGTATGTTTTTTCAGTTAGTGTcccaaatgataatattttattctgtcTGCCTGTCAGGCATACCTTAGGAATCAGCTGTTTTGAACAAAAGCACCTTGTTTATTAATGTGAATTATGACTATATGGAtatatcatacataatattattatgaccatTGCCCTGTTTATTACGTTAGTTTCCATCAGATGATctgtttgatcgtttgccctaGTATTTCTTATAAGCCGTTTCTATCTTCTTAATTATTTTTCGTCCCTTTATTCTTTGACTAAAGTGGATAGCGTCCATTGGCCTAatactacctaatattataaagtaaaagtgtgtctgtgtgtctgttacatcttcacgcttaaactgctgaagagattttgctgaactttggtatggagataccttgaatcccgggaaagggcataggacaAAATTAATCCCGAAAAATTACGGTTTCCggacgataaacgaattttggcgcatcagagttgcgggcgtcatctagttaacttaaagttaataaaCAGCAACGATAATGGCAAATATGGGCTATAACACTGTCTTGGACCGCGTTTACCGACATTACCGTACCGAGCGTATAATTTGGCCACATCGTATCCACCTACTACATGCCGTTACCAATTTACTATCGCCAATGtcatgtattataatattaacgcgTAAAATATCAGGCTGACGCAATTATAGGtcatattatatgaaaatttaagtacttttaaaataaaagtaagtatttaagtTTTAGGTAAGTATCCTTAAGTATATAATGTGGAATTTCTCTATGGAAGTCTCTAAATGGCTGTTGTGTTCTcagatacatattataatatggacttGGTATCCAAAATGCAATAAGTTACCTAGGGTAAGGTATAGGTACCGTGATGTCTTATCATTGACTAGCCAAAATACTAGTTTTTGCCTTTTGGGCATAAGCttttaaaaaactattattatttgttatagcAACACCaagattttgaattttttttatattttttttacaaatctaCCCCCAATTTAATCTGCGCAAGAACCTTTGTTCTATCTCATATAGAACAAAGACTCGTCATTGTGAGCAAGGATTGAGGAGTGAGGACTTTCGGTACAGTATTTTTGCTCagacacattttataaattctttCAAAATGTTCATCAAGGTATTGTTTGCTTTAGTCCTTTTTTGTAGTGGTGAGTATGAGCTTTTATTGGTTATTATAATCATTTAAAAGTGTAAATTTTCTGAAAAATCTTTGGGCATGTGACTGTAATTGTTCCTCGTGGGTCGTGGCTCATATGAATTACTATTCAAAGTATTTAAAATGATATACCTACTTATCTAAGATTATAAATACCTAATAGGTGTGataaatcacattttttatgGATTGTTTTTAAATTGTCCGATATTTTGTATCGAACCCCTCGATTCGACCTTCGTCCTTACAACGAAACGTGGATTGAACATGAAAGGATTAAACACATTGTACCTAATCAATTTTCTATACGTCACTTCACAGATTTTACTAATACTTTTCAGCCATGTGCAAGCCACATTTCGTAGAACTAGATGAAGAAGAGAAACAGCTGTACCGAGCGGCGTACGACAActacgatgatgatgatgatgtggaCGTGGATGTGGGAGTCCTCACGCCCAAAGACAGCATCTGGCTAATGAAGGTGAGGAGAaatcagggcccgatctaaaggggggggggggcgagccgggcatttccccagagcggcaaaaatgaggttcggcgaaattgacttattcctatctccCAACCTAGCAATCCACCACTtgagtttgagaattttaccagctaacctaccttaagtttgctagtggaaatatttgagtattttacttaaatattcctcccattttcccccaacaaatatgtttcctgtatatgtaaagggcggcgaaattatctttgcctggagcggctaaatgACTAGATCGGGTCCTGGGAGAAATTTTGATAGTTCAAACTTGAAATTGGAATCAACACACACCGCGACACAAAGCGACATTTGAAGATGATAGCTACgtgttaaccgacttccaaaaaggttataatattatgttcggccgtggatatatatattttttgtatgttcaacaattactccgccGCTTGTGAGTCGAGTTTCTATTTCAGCCGCTGTACATTTGAATTTCGGCAATGCAACATCTTCTTGCATTTAGTCTAATATTATACGAGTAAACGGGATAGTATAACCGTCTCTTtttcgctgaaccgatttataTGCACACAGCACgacagataatattatggaagAGAACATTCGAAGGAACAAAATTCCTGGCAACATAtagtaaaaaataagttttgaacaTAAGTCCCAAATGCACTGCTCGGTGTAtgtttatatttctctatggcgCTGCCTTTCTTTGTAAACTTACACTTCTATTTAATGTTAGTTAAAGTAACTGAAACCATTTGCAGGCTAAACTGAAGGAAGTGAAGGAGTTCATGCGAGCCCTGTGCGCCAACCTGCTGTCCACCAAGCTGAAGATCAAGGAGCTCGCCACCAAACACAAGCTGCACTTCAACAAACACACCGACAAGAAGCCATCGTATAACTATCAGGTACCTTTTTACCCtattacttaaaaaatgtgaTCAAGctgtaacattttatattatttgctaGCAATAAACGACAATATGCTTGAAATAAGCTTGAAACGTTGCAATGTAACAGTACTCGTAGATAGGAAAGTACAAGTGATAATCTCATTCAGACTTTGTCATCACTCATCTGTGCCAAAATAAACAACTATCTATACAAGTGTAAAGATGGATCCCTAGAAACGACACAGGATAGTTTTATTGTGGAAACATGTTCAGTTTCCCTCCTGATAAACGAATTCTTGCCTTGTAGCACTATTACACTAACCTAACATATCAATTTTTAATGACGGCCAACAAGTATTCTATTAGCTATAAAAGCCTTTAATAACATAGTTCAGTTATTAGTATCATTTATGTTTTATGAGTTATGGCTTATAAAATATGACAGATACAATGTTAGTATAGTATAAACGTCGTTTTCCCGCCAACGACGCGCAGCATGATGAATGCTATCACAACAtgcagtggtcacgtgacaagACCTGTTGGCACTTCTACAGACTAGAAACTAGACGAAGGGCTGTTCGACTGATCGCATTCCAGTTGTTGACTAAAGTTTCAAATAAGTCAGTGGAGTAGTGACCAATTACGCTTAcgttaggtactatcagagaatttaatgagacctacgtagtttggtcgcgttatgtcaacggtcaaacccatccgaccgatcacagctaacattgaattgacataagtcaaccacatgacgtaggtccgtcaactgcctaggaatcaatttctccaaTAGTACATTTTCACTAATGACTAAATTCTGTCGCTATACAACTCTCTTCCCTTTTTTTCTCCCCCTAACATGATCAGTGCTTGTTGTATTcatatgaattattattcttaatacAGTTTTCTTtcggtatttttatatttggtcGAGTTCGTTTCATTTTATTACATTCATAGGTACTCTACGATTaccttatttttaaattatttttttaaattatgtaggtaagtatataatatacattttcttgttgtatataatatacaacaaGAAAATGTAACTATCAGATTGATGTGCCATTGCACAACGCGATTAATACGCGACATTTAAATTGGTGACATTATAGCCGCCCACAGTCGactttgtttatatttattgtCACAATGAACAAAAACAGAGTATATTCTTGTTACTTACAAAGTGTAGGTTCCGAAAATAACCCAGTATACTGTATCTAAGATCAGTGCTCGTGACGCCACATCAAAATATCAATGCCATACTGTTGATTCGTTCCGAAATATTCTGCCTAGTATAATatgacttatataatattatagggatTAGGGACGTCATTATtgtaaatccatacttatattgtaaaggcgaagtctgtccgtctgtctgttacctctgcacgccataaccgctgaaccgatttttctgtttggtacagagatactttggatcccgggaaaggaaataggttTTCACcacggaaaaatgtgcggttcccgcgtgataccTAAGCGAATTAGTGCGCAACGAAATTGCGGACATCGTCtagtaaatacataatacacGAGAAATAATATGGAACTATCACTACATAAAACTACAACGTCTCAAACATGACGTCATAACCAGTTGCcagtatacttttttttatgaaataagggggcaaacgagcaaacgggtcacctgatggaaagcaacttccgtcgcccatggacactcgcagcatcggaagagctgcaggtgatttgccggccttttaagagggaatagggtaataggggagcgtaggaaagggaagggaataggggagggtagggaagggactagggtaggggattaggcctccggtaaactcactcactcggcgaaacacagcgcaagcgctgtttcacgccggttttctgtgagaacgtggtatttctccggtcgagccagcccattcgtgccgaagcatggctctcccacgtataaaatatactgGGTTATATTTCAGAACGTATGCTAAATTCTGTAGCAGCTGTTATTTGTTCCTATTTGTTCCAGCCATATGTCTTGCTATTTGTTCCAGCCTTACCATCCAACGCCATCATACCAACCATCATATGAGCCCCAGCAGCCTCAGTATGGACACGAGGGACATTACAACTACTAATTAACTAGTTGAGTAGTCATTTAATTAATGCCTAGTTACCGAAAATTACGTCAAAATATGTTAATTGTGAGAATGCTTCTAAGCTAAAGTTGGGTACCTACGTCaaattttgttcaatattttcaaAGGCAGAATTTTATAAGCAgaatgtaatgtttttttagAATAATTGTTATTTCAAATACTTAATCTTCAAGTCTTCTCTGGCAGAAGAATCATGAAGGTTAATaaatctattttaatattagacTATATGCAATTtgaattatgttataaaaataatatttagttatgtattttaaataaacagtTGTATTGtagcgcgttgatgtcttttctttgtacatattttgttaactGTTAAATATTGGTTTCTTACTAATTATGATCCCATTTTTAAGATAGAATTGATATATTTCTAGATTCTATCCAGATTAAGTATATTCTATGACTATTTAAGTAACCATTATTGGTGCAAATGTCGACATGGATCAATCACACCTTTAACCTTTTCCCTCGTTCAATACAACTATTTAGGGCGAATACACATGCGATGCGAATTTGCAGTTATCTGTGAgagcccttaagaggatacaccaggggcgagagaaattgaaaataggtatttgaaaatgtattgctgtctcaccaatctcaagtctcccaccgcagagcgcgatagagacaacacgacaaaagttctaataatagaacagaaaatcttcgattcgttgtccgctgattccttctccaaaacttaaccgatttaagtaattttttcattaagaattaaagcaacgcttgagctgtgttcctatgtttaattttttttgtatattctagccagttttgttttctgggtgtttgaacacagaggaaaatctggccatttttttgggtttttggacgtttttatcttttttaataattaaattatgaaaaaaaagaaaacatagggacatgctaatagtggccatagatattcagaaaaaaatcataactccaccggcattatccagggaggaaacaggggacagcgtttgtatggaaaaacggcggtgtggaatcctcttaaagtaCGCATTTTGACATTTGCACTGATGACTCACTACAACGCAAATAGTCTAGATACATTAGAATAACTAGATCAGCCTACGCCGTGCGCTCTCTGCCCTTGCTCATCTCATGACGCGACGACAGTAAACTTTCACTGTATACTATACCAGGGCTTTCCAAAGTTTTAAGACAATGGAACTCTTTTTTACGGTGGGAACGCATCCCCAGCGGCTGGGGGAATGGTCGCCGGGGTATGTTGGACACCCCAGGTGTTGCGGTAAAGAGGAGAACCCGgggctacccactaaaacccaccgGTGCCTCCTTACTCCGCTACGCTACTGGGCCACCGGACCCGCCTGCGAGGGCGATATCTGCGGCAGCCCAGTTAGCGGCGTCTGCTTGTGCAGACTCCTCCGCAGCAAGCATTGAGCTCTGCTGAGCCTCCCGAAGACAATGGAACCCtaagaaaatacttttaacCTTATTGAACTTTTACGGGGCAAATGTACCTAACGATACTGCTCTAGTCCGTGCCAAAATCGtgctaatgtaataatataaatagcaAATTATAAGACATTTCCGTAGCACGCATTTCacgcttaatataatattttaataatggtGGAACTCCGAGAACTACGCCGCTAAACTTTGGGAAACCCTGCTAGCAAACTTGTACTGCTCGCTATAAATCTAAGAAAGTGCATTACATAAATTAAGTTATTGAGAAggtcggcggcggcggcgcgcgagcAGTCAGCCGCGGCGCGCGACCACGCCACACGTCTGCAGGTGTACTAGAGGCGACGAGACCGAGTTTCCGACGAGACCGTAGCTCCGACGAGACCGCAACTCCGACGAGGCCGTGTCCGACGAGGCCGTGTCTCCGACGAGGCCGTGAATCCGACGAGCGCCTAGTTTTACATCTGTCAAATGCAACAATGTTCCTAATACTCATCCCGGTCGTAGTGGACATGTCACTGTCGATACAGTAGCTCCAGCCGCCGAGATGTACTGCTTATGGATTGTTTTGCTGGTGGGTACCTGTTTTACTAATTACTACCTATAAGTTTAGTTCGACGATCAAACTTAACGAAAAGTGCTCCTTGGTCACTAAATCTTGTGGCTGCTCTTAATCGTTTGATATAATATCAAGCCTTCTTTTGATCCAATAAGAAGAATGAAAGAGATAGTGTAACTTAATCCACTTAATGGCGCAACCTTCAAGTTTCatgttaaattaaaatctcAAAAAAGGTTCAGGCTCCAGGTCTCCAAAACAAGCAAAGGGACAAACTTTAGACCTGCCTCATTAATTTTAAGTTCTATTAACCGACTTAAATAGGAAGTgagtattattttgaaataatgtacaaACGCAGCCTTAGCCAGTGAGCGCCCACAGACCGACCTTCGAGGTTGGTCTTGTTACTTTTTAAATCAATTCATAACGTTCAGGAACTTTACGTATCACTTTTTATAGACGACATCTTTTTTTATTAAGGCTTTTTGCCGTCAATCCTGCATGTGAAAGGATTCATGTTTATGTATGcgataaacatttattcatgaCACAAAGTTGCAATTTATCAAACCCTTGACAAGATAGCTATACCTAGTCAGGTTTATGTTaagtttttgcataaagtaaAGTTGTGACGAGCTTATATAGGTCAAATTTTAATGATATCAAGCGTTAAAATTGTTCATAACATGTAGAAACGTTGGCAAAATATTAACTCATTGTTGAATCCACTTTTCATCCCTGTTTCTGGGACAAATTTTTGTCTGAAGGTTGATTTCAC
This genomic window from Aricia agestis chromosome 2, ilAriAges1.1, whole genome shotgun sequence contains:
- the LOC121735321 gene encoding uncharacterized protein LOC121735321, with translation MFIKVLFALVLFCSAMCKPHFVELDEEEKQLYRAAYDNYDDDDDVDVDVGVLTPKDSIWLMKAKLKEVKEFMRALCANLLSTKLKIKELATKHKLHFNKHTDKKPSYNYQPYHPTPSYQPSYEPQQPQYGHEGHYNY